The Pseudomonas sp. MPC6 nucleotide sequence GAAGCTGTTGACCCTGCTGTTCTGGCTGGTAGTGCTGGTCAACCTGCTCGTGCCGTTTGTCTATCCGCTGCACGTGTTGGTCAATATGGCCGGCAGCCTGCTGGCAGGCCTTCATCTGCTGGAGGCGGTGTTCTGCTTTCGCAGCCTCAGAGGCCGCGCCCACCCTTGGCTTGATCGCCTGAAGGTGCTCTTTTTCGGTGTTTACCACCTGCAAACCATCCCGGCTCCTACCGTATCGAAGGCTTCCCATGCGTAAACTCTGTCTGCTCGCCGCACTCGTCAGCCCATTGGCCTGCGCTCAGGTGGTAAGCGTCGAAACCAATTCGCTGATGCGCTTGCCCAACACCGCCAGCACCTTGCGCCTGGAACGCCTGGAAGTGGCCGATTATGGCACTTTGCTAATCCCGTCGAACGTGACCGAAGTGAGCGTCGACCAACTGCACCTGGGGCGCGAAGCGCGGATCGCGATCGTGCCCAGCGAACAGGCACTGGCGCTGAAAGTCAGTCGTGCCCAATTGGCCGAAGGCAGCCAGATCACCGCGCGCGGTGCGCCGGGCACCTTCCTCAAGGCTGCCCGTGCCGGGCGCAACCTGACGTTGCAGATCAAGACGCTGGATGCGCCGCAATTGTCGGTAGACGCTCGCGGTGGCGCCGGCGCACCGGGGTTTGTCGGTCTGGATGGGGCCAACGGGCAGGCACCGGGTTGCACCTGGGGCCAGGCCGGTCGCGGAGCCGATGGCACCAATGGCAGCGACGGCCAGCCGGGGGCCGCGGGTGCGCTGGTCCGGCTGGAAGTGCCGCGCGATTACCCGGCGGAACGGATCAAGGTCCAGGTCGCGGGCGGTGCCGGTGGCATGGCCGGACCCGGCGGCAAGCCGGGGGCGGGTGGCAAGGCCAAGGGCTGCCTGGTGTACAAGGCCGATGGCGGCAAGAACGGGCGCCCAGGGGCTGATGGCCAGCCAGGGCCTGCGGGTGCGGAAGGTTCGGTGACTGTCCAGCGGTTGTAATCCATTTCCTGAGATGTGTGTCGTCTGATCGATTGTCTTCGTGCGCAAGCCACGCTCCCACAGGTTCTGAGTCGTTCAACACATTTGTGAACAACTCAGAACCTGTGGCAGCGTGGCTTGCCCGCGATGACGTCATCCCGGCCGCCTCAAAACATCGGACGCGCCGCAGCAATTGCCACCAGCACCAGCCCGACCACCAGATTGATCCCCACCAACCGGCGAATCCTCCCCAGCACCGCCGCCCCCGTCGGCCAATCCTGCGCCGTTACCGCAACACGCAACTCAGGCAACATCAATGCCTGGATCCGGATAAACAGCGCAGTCATCACCACATACAAGCCCATCATCACCTGCACATAACGTGGCGCGGCCTCAAACCCGGCGTACTGCAGATGAATCATGCCCACGCCGCTGATCGGCAAAAGCACCACCGCCACCCAGACCCAGCGGAAAAATCCTTGAAACACTTCGACCCACAGTTTCAACCGGGCAGGCCCCTCCAGCGCCTTCATCGCGGCAGGCCGCAAGACCATCCAGGCGAAAAACATGCCGCCGACCCAGACCAGGGCGGACAGGACATGCAGGGTATAAACGATGCCAAAAGGTGTCATTGAGGTACTCCGTTCTGCGCGGGATTAATTAGCGGGGTATGATAGCGACCGAACCGAACCACTGAAAATTTATCCAGCGTTTTTTGCGCCCGACAATCCATGATCAGCACCGAACTCAAAACCACGATCCAGGGCGCCTACTCGCGTTTTCTCGAAGCCAAGAGCCTCAAGCCACGCTACGGACAACGCCTGATGATCGCCGAAATTGCCAAGGTCCTCGGTGCCATCGACACCGACGACGAAGGCCGGCGCAGTGGCGACCCCGCGATTGTCGCGGTGGAAGCCGGCACCGGTACCGGTAAAACCGTGGCCTACAGCCTCGCGGCCATCCCCACGGCCAAGGCTGCCGGCAAACGCCTGGTGATCGCCACGGCCACCGTGGCCCTGCAAGAGCAGATCGTCTACAAGGACCTGCCCGACCTGATGCGCAACAGCGGGCTGAACTTCAGCTTTGCCCTGGCAAAGGGGCGCGGGCGCTATATGTGCCTGTCCAAACTCGACATGTTGCTCCAGGAAGGCCATGCGCAAACGGCCACGGCGCAATTGTTCGAAGAAGAAGGCTTCAAGATCGAGGTCGACGAGGCCAGCCAGAAGCTGTTCACCAGCATGATCGAGAAGCTTGCCGGCAATAAGTGGGACGGCGACCGCGACAGTTGGTCCACCGCGCTGGAAGACGCCGACTGGGCGCGCCTGACCACCGATCACAGCCAGTGCACCAACCGCCATTGCCCCAATTTCGGCCAATGCGCCTTCTACAAGGCCCGCGAAGGCATGGGCAAGGTCGACGTCATCGTCACCAACCACGACATGGTCCTGGCTGACCTGGCCCTGGGCGGCGGCGCGGTATTGCCCGATCCGCGCGACACCATCTACGTTTTCGACGAAGGCCATCACCTGCCGGACAAGGCCATCGGCCACTTCGCCCACTACACACGCCTGCGTTCCACCGCCGACTGGCTCGAAGCCACCGCCAAGAACCTGACCAAACTCCTGGCCCAGCACCCGCTGCCCGGGGATCTGGGCAAGTTGCTCGAGCAGGTGCCGGAGCTGGCGCGAGAGATCAAGACCCAGCAGCAGTTCATGTTCACCGCCTGCGAGCAGGTCGCCGATTTCAAGCCCGGTGAAGACGTCGAAGGCCGCGAGCGCCCGCGCCATCGTTTCGTCGGCGGGGTCATTCCCGAGCACATGCGCGAAATGGGCATCGAGCTGAAGAAGGCTTTTGCCCGTCTGACCGACCTGTTCACCCGGCTGACCGAACTGCTCAAGGAAGGCATGGACGGCGAGGTCAACATCGGCATCGCGAGCAACCAGGCGGAAGAGTGGTATCCGCTGTTTGGCAGCCTGTTGTCCCGTTCTTCGGGCAATTGGGAGCTGTGGACCGCCTTCACCGCCGAGGACCCGGAAGACAACCCGCCCATGGCCCGTTGGCTGACCCTGGCTGAAAGCGGTTCGCTGTTCGACATCGAGGTCAACGCCAGCCCGATCCTCGCGGCGGAAATGCTCCGCCGCAATCTGTGGAACGTGGCTTACGGCGCGCTGGTGACCTCGGCGACCCTGACCGCGCTCGGTACATTCGACCGTTTTCGCATGCGCGCCGGCCTGCCGAAAAAAGCCGTGACCGCGGTGGTGCCGAGCCCGTTCCATCACGCCGACGCTGGCGTGCTGCGGGTGCCGGACCTGAAAGCCGACCCGCGTGATGCGCCGGCCCACACCGCGGCTATCATCCGTGACTTGCCGGCGCTGGTGGAAGGCTCGCGCGGCACCCTGGTGCTGTTCTCCTCGCGCAAACAGATGCAGGACGTGTTCGACGGCCTGGATCGCGACTGGCGCAAACAGGTGTTCATTCAAGGCAACCTGTCGAAACAGGAAACCCTGAACAAGCACAAGGCGCGGGTCGACGGCGGCGACTCCAGCGTGCTGTTCGGCCTGGCGAGTTTCGCCGAAGGGGTCGACTTGCCCGGTGCGTATTGCGAGCACGTGGTGATCGCGAAGATTCCGTTCTCGGTGCCCGATGACCCGGTCGAAGCGGCCCTGGCCGAATGGATCGAGGCCCGGGGCGGCAATCCGTTCATGGAAATCTCGGTGCCGGATGCCTCGTTGAAGCTGGTCCAGGCTTGCGGGCGCTTGCTGCGCACCGAGGAAGACCGCGGCACCATCACCTTGCTCGATCGGCGCCTGGTGACCCAGCGCTACGGCAAGGCGATCCTCAATGCGTTGCCGCCATTCCGTCGTGAAATTTCCTGAAACACCGGTGGGCAATTTTGCCCGCCGCGTTGTCTATCTCTCTACCATCGCTTTTCCACTGGCCCATTGAAGGTCGTTAGGGAGAATTTCGTTCTCATGATTCGCCGTTCGCTGCGCCGTTCGTTACCTTCCGTGTTTGCCCTGATGTTTGCAGCCCCTGTGTTGGCGGCGCCTGCCGGCCAGCAGACGCTGTTCAACTTTGTGCGCCCCGCCGACGTGGTCCAAGTGGCGACTCAGGACGCCAGCCTGCCGCAATCCAACGCCGAACAAACGGCCGAAGGCGAAGTGTTGCGGCGGGTGACGTTCAACCCGGTGGCGCAGCCCACCTTGCGCCTGAGCCCGCAAACCGGTGCCTGGGACTGGTCGCAGTCGGGTTTCATGAGCCTGCGGATTCAAAGCGCGATGAATTGGGCCGTGACCCTGTACGTCAAGATCCAGAGCAATGACGGCAAGATCCTGGTCAGTCGAGTCGATCTGCCGGCCGGCCCTGCGCAAACCTTGCTCGTGCCGCTGCAGCCGTTTACGCCCTTGAGCCTGGGCATGAAAGCCGGGCCGCCGATGCCGATGACCTTTGACGGTCAGCGCGTATTGCTGGCCAGCAGCGCGGGCGAGCTGGAGCGCAGCCAGGTGGTGTCGGTGACCTTGTCGATGGATCAGCCGAAAGTCGCCCAGAGCATCCTGCTCGAGCGCTTCGGCGTGCAGGAAGGCGACGCGGTGACCAAAGCGGCCTATGGCGGTCTGGTGGACGCTTACGGGCAGTCCACTCGCGCCAAATGGCCAGAGAAGATCGGCAACGACGAACAACTCAAAAGCGCTGCGGCCAAAGAACAGCAACAGCTGAAAACCTGGCTGGCCGAGCTTCGGAAATCGTCGTTGGACACCTTCGGAGGCTGGGACAAAGGCCCGGCCTTCAAGGCCAGTGGCTTTTTCCGCACTGAGAAACGTGACGGTCGCTGGTACCTGGTGACGCCCGAAGGGCATCCGTTCTACTCGCTAGGGGTCAACACCATGACCCCGGACGTCAATCGGACCTACATCGCCGGACGCGAGTGGATGTTCGAATCCCTGCCCAAGCCCGACGAACTGCTGGCCAGTCACTATGGTGAAGGCGATAACCGCGGCGGCAATGGTGCCGATCAAGGCCGTGGCTATAACGCCGGTCGCTGGTACGACTTCTATGGGGCCAACCTGCAGCGCCTGTATGGCGAACCGTGTGCCCTGGGCAGCGACACCAAGGCCGGGGTTGCCGAAGCGGCCAAGGCCGACGCCGTCGAGGCGACGGTCGAGAAGGGCGCCGGGCAACTTGCCGCACCCGTGGCTACCGAGTCCAAGGCCGGAGTTGCCGAAGCGGCCAAGGCCGACGCCGTCGAAGCCACTATTGAAAAAGCAGCCGTCGCCCAACCCTGCAAAGCGCTGGTCGATGAAAAGCAATGGGCCAGCCATGCGCTTGATCGTCTGCAAGCCTGGGGTTTCAACACCGTCGGTAACTGGAGCGCTCCGGTACTGGCCAACGCTGACCGCATGCCATACACCTTGCCGCTGTCGATCGTCGGCGATTACGCCAGTATCAGCACCGGTAACGACTGGTGGGGCGGCATGCCCGACCCGTTCGACCCGCGATTCGCCATGGCCACCGAACGTGCCGTGGCCATCGCTGCCCGCGACCATCGGGACGATCCGTGGCTGATCGGCTACTTCGCCGATAACGAACTGGCCTGGGCCGGTCCCGGCGACGACCCGAAAGCCCGTTACGCACTGGCCTACGGCACCTTGAAAATGACCACCGACGTGCCGGCCAAACGCGCGTTCCTCAAGCAACTGCGGGACAAATACCGCAACCAGGCTGGCCTGTCCAAAGCCTGGGGCATCGACCTGCCCGCCTGGGAATTGATGGAAGACCCGGGCTTCGTGCCGCCACTGCCGAGCGCTGAATACCCGGAAATCGAAGCCGACTTCAAATACTTCCAGAAGGTCTTCGCCGACACCTACTTCAAGACCATCTCCGACTCGCTGAAGTGGCATGCGCCGAATCAGCTGTTGCTGGGCGGCCGCTTCGCCATCAGCACGCCGGAAGCCGTGGCGTCCTGCGCCCAGTATTGCGACGTGTTGAGTTTCAACATGTACACCCTGCAACCGCAGGACGGCTATGACTTCGCCGCGCTGCGCAGCCTGGACAAACCGGTGCTGATCACCGAGTTCAACTTCGGCTCCGCGGATCGGGGCCCGTTCTGGGGGGGCGTGACGCAATTGGCCAAAGAAGAGGACCGTGGGCCGGCCTACGCGAACTTCCTCAAACAGGCGATGAACGAACCGTCGATTGTCGGGGTGCATTGGTTCCAGTACCTCGATCAACCGGTGACCGGGCGTCTGCAGGATGGTGAGAACGGGCACTTTGGCCTGGTGGGTATCACCGACCTGCCGTTCCAGGGGTTCGTCGACAGTGTGCGCAAGAGCAATCTGGCGATGGTCGATCAATGGAGTAAAGAGGCCGGGAAGGGCAAAGCCAAAGCGGAGAAAGCCAGCCATGATGCCGCGGGCGGCAGGCAAGGCGACGCCGGCAAGGGTCCGGGGCAGGGCGCTGGCCAGGCGGGTGGGCATTCGGCTGATGGCCACTAGGGGCTGAGACCGCGTTATCGTTCTTCGCTGGCAAGCCAGCTCCTACAGGGGGATCTTTGGTGTGACGCAGATCCAATGTAGGAGCGAGCTTGCTCGCGAAGGCGTCCGAGAGGACGCCATGAATGTCCGATCCATTCCACGGGCGTCCGACCGCCCGGCCCGCCCCTGTTCCCAAAAGCCTCAATGGCTGGAACAATGCGGGCCACGTTGTAGTGCGTTTATCCAGGGGAGTTGCGGGTGCTGATTCAGGGTTATTACGATCTAAAGTTCGAAGCGGTGCGTGAAGCATTCGCGGCGTTGTTCGACGATCCCCAGGAACGTGGCGGCGCGCTGTGCATCCAGGTCGGCGGTGAAACCGTGGTCGATCTTTGGGCGGGCAGCGCCGACAAGGATGGCTGCGAAGCCTGGCACAGCGACACCCTCGCCAACCTGTTCTCCTGCACCAAGACCTTCACCGCCGTGACCGCCCTGCAACTGGTGGCCGAAGGCAAGCTGCAACTGGATGTTCCGGTTGCCCGCTACTGGCCCGAGTTCGCCGCCGCCGGCAAAGGGTCCGTGACCCTGCGCCAGTTGCTCTGCCACCAGGCCGGCCTGCCGGCGCTGCGCGAACCCTTGGCGCCCGAAGCGCTGTACGACTGGCACACCATGGTCGATGCCCTGGCCGCCGAAACGCCCTGGTGGACGCCAGGGGAAGGTCACGGTTACGCCGCGATCACCTATGGCTGGCTGGTCGGCGAGCTGCTGCGGCGTGCCGACGGTCGAGGACCGGGCGAGTCCATTGTGGCCCGCGTTGCCAAGCCGCTGGGGCTGGATTTCCATGTCGGCCTGGCGGACGAAGAATTCCACCGCGTGGCGCACATCGCCCGTGGCAAGGGCAACGTCGGCGATGCGGCGGCCCAGCGTCTGCTACAAGTGACGATGCGCGAACCGACGGCCATGAGCACGCGGGCGTTCACCAACCCGCCGTCGATCATGACCAGCACCAACAAGCCGGAATGGCGCCGGATGCAGCAGCCGGCCGCCAATGGCCACGGCAATGCCCGCAGCCTGGCCGGGTTCTACGCCGGCCTGCTGGATGGCAGCCTGCTGGAAAGCGACATGCTCGACGAGCTGACCCGCGAACACAGCCTCGGCGAAGACAAGACTTTACTGACCCGGACCCGTTTCGGCCTGGGTTGCATGCTTGATCAACCGGACGTCGCCAACGCGACCTACGGCCTTGGCCCTCGCGCCTTCGGCCATCCGGGTGCGGGCGGTTCCATCGGTTTTGCCGATCCGGAATACGACGTGGCCTTCGGTTTTGTGACAAACACCCTGGGGCCGTACGTCTTGATGGATCCCAGGGCGCAAAAGCTGGTGCGGGTACTGGCCACTTGTCTGTAAAACCTGCCCAAAGGTTCCAGGGCCGGAACCCAAAGGCCTTTATGTTTTCAAAGCGTCTGTTTGTCCGGGTTGATCCGGCCTGATTTTATCATTACTTCATTTTGTGGAAATCCAATGTCATCCAATAAAACCTTCGCCTTGGCCCTGTGCTTCGCCATCACCGGTTGCGCACAAACCCCACAAAATGACTCGGATGGCAGCAGCTGGTGGCCGTTCGGCTCATCCGACAAAGTCGCCGCCAAAGATTCAGCCCCGGCACCGCTGAAACCTGCCGCAACCGCGCCGGTGGCCAAGGCTGAAAGCGCCAGCCCGTGGTA carries:
- a CDS encoding beta-agarase, translated to MIRRSLRRSLPSVFALMFAAPVLAAPAGQQTLFNFVRPADVVQVATQDASLPQSNAEQTAEGEVLRRVTFNPVAQPTLRLSPQTGAWDWSQSGFMSLRIQSAMNWAVTLYVKIQSNDGKILVSRVDLPAGPAQTLLVPLQPFTPLSLGMKAGPPMPMTFDGQRVLLASSAGELERSQVVSVTLSMDQPKVAQSILLERFGVQEGDAVTKAAYGGLVDAYGQSTRAKWPEKIGNDEQLKSAAAKEQQQLKTWLAELRKSSLDTFGGWDKGPAFKASGFFRTEKRDGRWYLVTPEGHPFYSLGVNTMTPDVNRTYIAGREWMFESLPKPDELLASHYGEGDNRGGNGADQGRGYNAGRWYDFYGANLQRLYGEPCALGSDTKAGVAEAAKADAVEATVEKGAGQLAAPVATESKAGVAEAAKADAVEATIEKAAVAQPCKALVDEKQWASHALDRLQAWGFNTVGNWSAPVLANADRMPYTLPLSIVGDYASISTGNDWWGGMPDPFDPRFAMATERAVAIAARDHRDDPWLIGYFADNELAWAGPGDDPKARYALAYGTLKMTTDVPAKRAFLKQLRDKYRNQAGLSKAWGIDLPAWELMEDPGFVPPLPSAEYPEIEADFKYFQKVFADTYFKTISDSLKWHAPNQLLLGGRFAISTPEAVASCAQYCDVLSFNMYTLQPQDGYDFAALRSLDKPVLITEFNFGSADRGPFWGGVTQLAKEEDRGPAYANFLKQAMNEPSIVGVHWFQYLDQPVTGRLQDGENGHFGLVGITDLPFQGFVDSVRKSNLAMVDQWSKEAGKGKAKAEKASHDAAGGRQGDAGKGPGQGAGQAGGHSADGH
- the dinG gene encoding ATP-dependent DNA helicase DinG encodes the protein MISTELKTTIQGAYSRFLEAKSLKPRYGQRLMIAEIAKVLGAIDTDDEGRRSGDPAIVAVEAGTGTGKTVAYSLAAIPTAKAAGKRLVIATATVALQEQIVYKDLPDLMRNSGLNFSFALAKGRGRYMCLSKLDMLLQEGHAQTATAQLFEEEGFKIEVDEASQKLFTSMIEKLAGNKWDGDRDSWSTALEDADWARLTTDHSQCTNRHCPNFGQCAFYKAREGMGKVDVIVTNHDMVLADLALGGGAVLPDPRDTIYVFDEGHHLPDKAIGHFAHYTRLRSTADWLEATAKNLTKLLAQHPLPGDLGKLLEQVPELAREIKTQQQFMFTACEQVADFKPGEDVEGRERPRHRFVGGVIPEHMREMGIELKKAFARLTDLFTRLTELLKEGMDGEVNIGIASNQAEEWYPLFGSLLSRSSGNWELWTAFTAEDPEDNPPMARWLTLAESGSLFDIEVNASPILAAEMLRRNLWNVAYGALVTSATLTALGTFDRFRMRAGLPKKAVTAVVPSPFHHADAGVLRVPDLKADPRDAPAHTAAIIRDLPALVEGSRGTLVLFSSRKQMQDVFDGLDRDWRKQVFIQGNLSKQETLNKHKARVDGGDSSVLFGLASFAEGVDLPGAYCEHVVIAKIPFSVPDDPVEAALAEWIEARGGNPFMEISVPDASLKLVQACGRLLRTEEDRGTITLLDRRLVTQRYGKAILNALPPFRREIS
- a CDS encoding DUF1145 domain-containing protein, with protein sequence MKVFWWLGKLLTLLFWLVVLVNLLVPFVYPLHVLVNMAGSLLAGLHLLEAVFCFRSLRGRAHPWLDRLKVLFFGVYHLQTIPAPTVSKASHA
- a CDS encoding serine hydrolase domain-containing protein; protein product: MLIQGYYDLKFEAVREAFAALFDDPQERGGALCIQVGGETVVDLWAGSADKDGCEAWHSDTLANLFSCTKTFTAVTALQLVAEGKLQLDVPVARYWPEFAAAGKGSVTLRQLLCHQAGLPALREPLAPEALYDWHTMVDALAAETPWWTPGEGHGYAAITYGWLVGELLRRADGRGPGESIVARVAKPLGLDFHVGLADEEFHRVAHIARGKGNVGDAAAQRLLQVTMREPTAMSTRAFTNPPSIMTSTNKPEWRRMQQPAANGHGNARSLAGFYAGLLDGSLLESDMLDELTREHSLGEDKTLLTRTRFGLGCMLDQPDVANATYGLGPRAFGHPGAGGSIGFADPEYDVAFGFVTNTLGPYVLMDPRAQKLVRVLATCL
- a CDS encoding collagen-like protein; this encodes MRKLCLLAALVSPLACAQVVSVETNSLMRLPNTASTLRLERLEVADYGTLLIPSNVTEVSVDQLHLGREARIAIVPSEQALALKVSRAQLAEGSQITARGAPGTFLKAARAGRNLTLQIKTLDAPQLSVDARGGAGAPGFVGLDGANGQAPGCTWGQAGRGADGTNGSDGQPGAAGALVRLEVPRDYPAERIKVQVAGGAGGMAGPGGKPGAGGKAKGCLVYKADGGKNGRPGADGQPGPAGAEGSVTVQRL
- a CDS encoding DUF2269 family protein; the protein is MTPFGIVYTLHVLSALVWVGGMFFAWMVLRPAAMKALEGPARLKLWVEVFQGFFRWVWVAVVLLPISGVGMIHLQYAGFEAAPRYVQVMMGLYVVMTALFIRIQALMLPELRVAVTAQDWPTGAAVLGRIRRLVGINLVVGLVLVAIAAARPMF